From Vicinamibacteria bacterium, one genomic window encodes:
- a CDS encoding DUF4276 family protein, producing the protein MQRTLRVAPIVEGHGEVAAVRTLIQRIWTEVVQGDYVDVLSPIRQPKSKLIREQGLERAVRLATAKLTQQQTERVQSLILVLVDADEDCPAELGSRLIERARSSTHVNAEVCIAQPEYETWFAGAATSLEEFLDLGNAPVPEDPEAQRAGKAWIKDRFRGAKYSETVDQVRLTARMDLLDCQRRCPSFSRMCAKLKAIAASE; encoded by the coding sequence GTGCAACGGACCCTCCGGGTCGCGCCGATCGTCGAAGGCCACGGCGAAGTGGCCGCCGTCCGAACCTTGATCCAACGAATCTGGACTGAGGTCGTGCAAGGCGATTACGTCGACGTGCTCTCCCCAATTCGGCAGCCAAAATCGAAGCTTATTCGAGAGCAGGGGCTAGAGCGTGCTGTCAGGCTTGCTACGGCGAAACTCACGCAGCAACAAACGGAGCGCGTCCAGAGTCTCATCCTAGTCCTCGTGGATGCAGATGAGGACTGTCCTGCGGAACTTGGGTCGCGACTGATCGAGCGTGCACGTTCGTCGACGCATGTCAACGCTGAGGTTTGCATCGCACAGCCTGAGTACGAAACGTGGTTCGCAGGTGCGGCGACATCCCTCGAAGAGTTCCTCGATTTGGGCAATGCGCCTGTGCCGGAAGACCCCGAAGCGCAAAGAGCGGGTAAGGCTTGGATCAAGGACCGCTTTCGCGGCGCGAAGTATAGTGAAACCGTGGATCAGGTCCGCCTGACAGCACGAATGGATTTGCTGGACTGCCAGAGGCGTTGCCCGTCATTCAGCAGGATGTGCGCCAAGCTCAAAGCCATCGCTGCCAGTGAGTGA
- a CDS encoding DUF4276 family protein — MPQRRSRTLSRHAGVFLTAALIGKPGHKGGVRRYAAVRQDFITALKEDSRRFCTTMFDYYGLPSDWPELSKAKKRQPRDGVKLVEKALLEDVAKQLGFSFDAKRFLPYIQLHEFEALLFSDPDRLASVLENPSLSTKLQSAVDECGEPEAIDDHPDTTPSKRIIDIARHFQKTFHGAIASTRIGLDRMREKCPHFHTWVNMLEALGSVSP, encoded by the coding sequence ATTCCTCAGAGACGTTCTCGCACCCTATCTCGGCACGCGGGAGTATTCCTCACGGCGGCGCTCATCGGAAAGCCGGGACATAAGGGCGGCGTCCGCCGATATGCGGCCGTGCGCCAGGACTTCATCACTGCGCTCAAGGAGGATTCCCGCCGTTTCTGCACGACCATGTTCGACTACTACGGTCTCCCGTCAGACTGGCCGGAGCTTTCCAAGGCAAAAAAGCGGCAACCCAGAGACGGCGTCAAGCTGGTCGAGAAGGCTCTACTCGAGGACGTGGCGAAGCAATTGGGATTCTCATTCGATGCGAAACGATTTCTGCCCTACATCCAGTTACACGAATTCGAGGCGCTGCTCTTCAGCGATCCCGACAGGCTTGCTTCCGTACTGGAAAACCCGTCTCTGTCGACCAAGCTCCAGTCCGCTGTGGATGAATGTGGTGAACCGGAAGCGATTGATGATCATCCGGACACGACGCCATCGAAACGGATCATCGACATCGCGCGGCATTTTCAGAAGACTTTTCACGGAGCCATCGCATCAACGCGCATCGGGTTGGACCGAATGCGAGAGAAATGTCCTCATTTCCACACGTGGGTGAACATGCTGGAAGCACTTGGGTCGGTCTCGCCCTGA
- a CDS encoding DEAD/DEAH box helicase has translation LKKLLTDYQINLITDDLRVEGSLLCVDFHGELGAVQKRAAKALEATDIGVLVAPPASGKTVIAAHLIAKRRRNTLVLVHRTPLLEQWIAQLSTFLDLPPKEIGRIGSGSRRANGSLDVAMIQSLSRRGDVDEIVPRYGHVIVDECHHVPAVSFERVMREVKARYVLGLTATPNRRDGLQPILQLQLGPVRFAVSSQVEANDRPFERSLVVRETTFRLRQGTSNATIQDIYRELAEDDTRNRLILDDVAAALREGRSPIVLTERRDHLDLLERELAGEAPNRVILRGGMTPKARREAMERLAALPKSAPRLVLATGRFIGEGFDDARLDTLFLTLPVSWRGTLVQYAGRLHRRAHGKTEVRIVDYVDRHVPMLARMFEKRRRGYKAMGYTLETDAPSFRDTSSVAEQLGVLRELPNEP, from the coding sequence ACTAAAGAAGCTCCTGACGGACTACCAAATCAACCTGATTACCGACGACCTTCGGGTCGAGGGCTCGCTTCTTTGTGTCGATTTTCATGGAGAGCTCGGCGCCGTGCAGAAACGCGCGGCGAAGGCGCTGGAAGCGACCGATATCGGGGTGCTCGTCGCTCCTCCAGCTTCGGGAAAGACGGTGATCGCCGCCCATCTCATCGCCAAGCGACGTCGAAACACACTGGTGCTCGTTCACCGAACGCCGCTCCTGGAACAATGGATCGCCCAGCTCTCGACGTTTCTGGACTTGCCGCCCAAGGAAATCGGACGGATCGGGAGCGGGTCTCGCAGGGCCAACGGCAGTCTGGACGTGGCCATGATCCAGAGCCTGTCCCGGCGCGGTGACGTCGATGAGATCGTCCCCCGGTACGGGCACGTGATCGTGGACGAGTGCCACCACGTCCCGGCGGTATCCTTCGAGCGCGTCATGCGGGAGGTCAAGGCACGCTACGTGCTGGGCTTGACCGCGACTCCCAATCGCCGCGACGGCCTTCAACCGATCCTTCAGCTTCAGCTGGGTCCGGTTCGCTTCGCCGTCTCGAGCCAGGTCGAAGCGAATGACCGACCCTTCGAGCGGAGCCTTGTGGTGCGCGAGACGACGTTCCGGCTTCGTCAGGGTACCTCGAATGCGACGATCCAGGACATCTACCGAGAGCTCGCCGAGGACGACACCCGCAACCGACTCATTCTGGACGACGTCGCCGCGGCGTTGCGAGAAGGACGCTCTCCAATCGTTCTCACGGAGAGGAGAGATCATCTCGACCTCCTCGAACGTGAGCTCGCAGGCGAAGCGCCGAACCGCGTCATCCTGCGGGGCGGAATGACACCCAAAGCGCGACGCGAAGCGATGGAAAGGCTCGCGGCTCTCCCGAAGAGCGCGCCTCGGCTCGTTCTGGCCACGGGCCGATTCATCGGCGAAGGTTTCGACGACGCGCGACTCGATACCCTATTCTTGACGCTTCCCGTGTCCTGGCGAGGAACGCTGGTCCAGTACGCGGGCCGCCTCCACCGTCGGGCCCATGGCAAGACCGAGGTTCGCATCGTCGACTATGTGGACCGACACGTCCCCATGCTCGCCCGCATGTTCGAGAAGCGCCGTCGCGGCTACAAAGCGATGGGGTATACGCTCGAAACGGACGCGCCGTCGTTCAGAGACACTTCTTCGGTAGCGGAGCAGCTGGGCGTGCTGCGGGAATTACCCAACGAGCCCTAA
- a CDS encoding AAA family ATPase has product MAHSLDRLTVRGFKSIRSLEQFELRRLNVLIGANGAGKSNFVSLFTLLRAIVMQELELTVKKAGGADIQLYLGPKTTKKIEVELHFGLNGYQFSLEPTADNRLVFSDEHVFFSGDYGPTQRLLGRGHFESRLKDLKDAPGVTAERGIPYHVFESVESWTVYHFHDTSESAAVRRKGTTRDYEKLRPDAANLAAFLLHTKKRYPQKYQLIQESVRLVAPFFDDFKLRPEELAGDTVVQLEWSQRGSDYPFHPSQLSDGTLRFLCMATALLQPSPPATMLFDEPELGLHPYALGVLAGLLQQAATQRQVIVSTQSATLIDHFEPEDVVVVDRDEGASTFRRLDSHGLTEWLKQYSLGELWEKNVVEGGPVHE; this is encoded by the coding sequence ATGGCGCATTCTCTCGATAGACTCACGGTCCGAGGGTTCAAGTCCATCCGTTCGCTCGAGCAGTTTGAGCTCCGTAGACTGAACGTCCTCATTGGCGCCAATGGAGCCGGAAAGAGCAATTTCGTGAGCCTCTTCACGCTCCTTCGTGCGATCGTGATGCAGGAACTGGAGTTAACGGTTAAAAAGGCGGGTGGCGCCGATATCCAGCTCTATCTCGGCCCCAAGACCACCAAGAAAATCGAGGTCGAGCTTCACTTCGGGCTCAATGGCTATCAGTTTTCGCTGGAGCCGACCGCGGACAATCGACTCGTATTCTCCGACGAACACGTGTTCTTTTCCGGCGATTATGGTCCCACGCAGCGATTATTGGGACGAGGGCACTTCGAATCGAGGTTGAAGGATTTGAAGGATGCTCCCGGCGTCACGGCTGAGCGCGGTATCCCATATCACGTGTTCGAATCAGTCGAGTCGTGGACCGTGTACCACTTCCACGACACGAGCGAATCGGCAGCGGTCAGGCGGAAAGGGACGACTCGGGACTACGAGAAGCTGCGTCCCGATGCGGCGAATCTTGCCGCCTTCTTGCTCCACACGAAAAAACGATACCCTCAGAAGTACCAGCTCATTCAGGAATCGGTACGGCTCGTTGCCCCTTTCTTCGACGATTTCAAACTACGTCCCGAGGAGCTGGCGGGCGACACGGTCGTGCAGCTCGAGTGGTCTCAGCGCGGCAGTGACTATCCGTTTCATCCGTCCCAGCTATCCGACGGAACCCTGCGATTCCTCTGCATGGCGACGGCGCTTCTCCAACCAAGTCCGCCGGCGACGATGCTATTCGATGAGCCTGAGCTGGGTCTTCATCCCTACGCGCTGGGCGTCCTGGCAGGTTTACTGCAGCAGGCCGCGACGCAAAGGCAAGTGATCGTCTCCACTCAATCCGCAACGCTTATCGATCACTTCGAGCCGGAGGACGTTGTCGTCGTAGACCGCGACGAAGGGGCGTCCACCTTCCGGAGGCTGGATTCGCACGGGCTCACGGAATGGCTGAAGCAGTACTCGCTCGGCGAGCTCTGGGAGAAGAACGTCGTCGAGGGAGGACCCGTGCATGAGTAG